DNA sequence from the Macrobrachium nipponense isolate FS-2020 chromosome 3, ASM1510439v2, whole genome shotgun sequence genome:
CGGTTCTCCCACCCCTGCCTTCTTGCCCTGATGGTTTGGTGAGGGAAATCTGGAAGTTATCTGATTAATCTCTTCGATTTTTCGGTTCGTTATTGAATTAGCAAATTGCTCCTTCCGGAATTCCTCCCTTTTTATTGAGGAGATATGGACGTATTTCGTCCGCATCTAATTTAGCTCGATTTGGATTCATTAGGTAAAGAATAAATCAGATTAAGCGAGGGAGCAGTGAGTCGCGGTTTCCGCCCTTGCTGGAAGGGGCAATGGTACTTGAACCTCTGCTGGAAAGTGGAATGGTAGTGGAACCTCTGTTGGTAGTTTTGCTTGAAGGGGGAATGGTACTGGAACCTCTGCTAGATGGGGGAATGGTTCTGGAACCTGTGCTGGAAGGGGGTATGGTACTGGAACCTCTGCTGGAAGGGGGAATGATACTGGAACCTCTGCTGGAAGGGGGAATGGTACTGGAACCTCTGCTGGAAGGGGGAATGGTACTGGAACCTCTGCTGGAAGGGGGAATGGTACTGGAACCTCTGTTGGAAGGTGGAACGGTATTGGAACCTCTGCTGGAAGCGGGAATGGTAGTGGTAGCTCTGCTGGAAAGGGGAATGGTACTGGAACCTCTGCTGGAAGGTGGAATGGTACTGGAACCTCTGCTGGAGGTAAGTGGAATGGTACTGGAACCTCTGCTAGAAGGGTGAATGGTAGTGGAACTTCTGCTGGAAAGTGGAATGGTAGTTCTGGAACCTCGCTAGAAGGTGGAATGGTAATACTGGAACCTCCACTGGAAGGTGAACTGGTAGTACTGGAACCTGCTGGAAGGTGGAATGGAAGTACTGGAACCTCTGCTGTAAGGTGGAATGGTAGTACTGGAACCTCTGCTGGAAGGGGGAATGGTACTAGAACGTCTACTGGAAGGTGAAATGGTACTGGAATCTCTGCTGGAAGATGGAATGGTACTGGAACCTCTGCTGGAAGTGGGAATGGTACTGAAACCTCTGCTGGAGGGCGGAATGGTACTGGAACCTCTGCTGGAGGGTGGAGCGGTACTGGAACCTTTGCTGGAAGGTGGAATGGTATTGGAACCTCTACGGGACGGTGGAATGGTACTGGAAGACTGATTTGAGAGGTGATCTAATGATATCTATGGATGTCAGTGTTggccattttgattttttttataagcagtCAAATAAAAACAAGGTTCTTATGAGAAACATTTTAACTTTATTAACCATCGATTGACCTTTTCCAGTCTTATGGGATCACAGCGCTTATATGTCAAGTAGTTGCATATATTATCGTTGATCTATTTTGGTTTTACTTTTAGTAAATAAACATAGAACCCAAAGATTTATAAATAATTACCTTATTCCCTCTCCATTCATTAGACGAATGTTAGACTTTCTGCTTTTTCCGGGTGTCTTTATTCCACTATATAATTGctcttattttcttaattttgcacTGGTTTGAGAGACACTAGCATCAGGAAACCACATTTGAAGAATTATGGGAAGTCATATGTCAACATGATGATATTTCTGAAGTTCAAGTATTAGGTCTGGAACTGTTGTCCAAACTCCTTCGCTGTGTCTTCATGAATTCCTTTCTCAAGCTTATATGTAGGACATTCTTGAGGATCTGTAATAATTCCATTCCGTTCTCCCTCTaagaatcataatttttttaatggattattttataataacttCATAACCTTTTAAAAACCAGTTCTTGGTATTATCTCTGAATGGGTAAGACAAAACATGGCTAAGCCAAGATTATTGATACTAGCAAAcattatgtatacagaaattatgtatgaaaattcgtaaagtaatgaagtccacgggcagaaccagctccgtttcagggaatcccttctcacccctctcacccccacccccttcggaggtggGAGGTAGGATtaatcccattataaaccatccgaggggtccccactataaccctgccaagtttcatacccataggaccagccatttggccgtgattgaatgacagacggacggactgCCGTTACGCAcattataataagataataagctGGTAACATGAACGAATTGGTAAGAAAAATCATGGTTTGACATATTGCTGCGAATAACATCTCTGTTTCTCTAGATGACACACTTCTTAGTTTCACTGTCTTACTTTTGAATTAAATTGGAATGAAAACAGTCACATTTTAAGCAAAGAAGTCTTTCTGTTTCAAATGGAAGATTCCAATTCCATGCGAAAAGAAttattgctctctttttttttcttttgtgcccCCTTCGAGAAACGGAAGTCGATTTGGCCCGTGACTGGCACCATACATCATGTGGCACTTGCCATGAATACATAAAGAATCAAagacgatatattttttttcatgcaacttagaaatattattggacattttttttgtcattcttcaTCGCTTTATATCATCTTTTACAGTCTTTTCAAGAGCTCTGGCCATGAATGGAAAAtgtaaactatctctctctctctctctctctctctctctctctctctctctctctctctctctctcagaatttctggaaatgaaaaaaagaacaacataccagaacaggaaagagacatgggaaaatccttattactaccaatattaaatgaaggagaaaacacgcaaaccatcatagtgatgaatgcgcagggtttagttacgagtaactcaaaaagaaaaatggagtacttagaagaactaacccaaattgaaaagaaaatagatataatgaatataagtgaaacctggtattcccaagagactgggaatgatgatcaaataaaagggttccaaacttatagatcagatagaaaaaataggaatcaagggggaaccgcaatatatgggaaagacaaaaaacaaggaaaaatatatgagaaatatagtaactcagaatgtgaactaatagcggtagaatttgaatctgaaaaattaatgaacatagtaatatatagacctcctaatactaaagagtttgacttaataatagaaaaattggatgatatatgtagaaatcacaaggactggactattctcctatctggagacttcaactttcctttcgtagaatggaaagaacgaataggagattgtggttgtacttatacatataaaaaagagagtaatagtagtgcagaagataagagacaattcgaaaagctattagatatgctactagaatacaacattcaacaaataaatcacctgccaacaagaaggaaaatactttagacctagtattgtgaacgagatgaattatgttaaagaaataatagttataatgcgagtatttcagaccataatgtcatagaattaacagtccattccaaagtaagtgaaaacagagataagcaagaaatgaaaaagtgggaaggatatggaaaatacaacttctacagtaaaaatataaaatggtcagaaataaatgaagaattaaacaaagattgggataacattttcgtaagtgatggcataagggtaaatacggagatattatataaaatattagagaaaatagtggatatatatataccgaagaagaaaagtaaacatcagtcatgcataccaagagacagaaggatcttgttccagaaaatcagaaagtggaaaaaaggtcttgcaaaagaaaaagaaaaaaatgcatggaaagttatagaactaaaaagtaagatagaaaatgcagaacaaaagattatacaatcaaaagaaaatgaaaaacgggacttggaagaaaaaaccctaataaatatcaagcaaaaccccaaacaattgtactcatacgcaaaaaagatgaataaaagaagaatagaaataggccctctaagaattgaagggagattaacgaatgaaaaaaaggaaatttgcaacatactggcagaacgatataagagagaattcacccctagaatagataatgaagataatgatatagaagtaagggacgaaaatagtgaatatttagctgacatagaaattaatgaagctgatattg
Encoded proteins:
- the LOC135222108 gene encoding uncharacterized protein LOC135222108, with amino-acid sequence MLYIRGGQLSIAIYQSIAATCLVDHRFPTILSTEIRTAVWVGYKGGLVTSTTEAPEKNEVISTLLSPSDLSHQTPGKPPIVDSLKVDSCTYETSPNLTSKCGLPYTHTPVEFRHLDTESISPHIRHDSLLSSSTIPPSRRGSNTIPPSSKGSSTAPPSSRGSSTIPPSSRGFSTIPTSSRGSSTIPSSSRDSSTISPSSRRSSTIPPSSRGSSTTIPPYSRGSSTSIPPSSRFQYYQFTFQWRFHRGSSTIPLTSSRGSSTIPPSSRGSSTIPLSSRATTTIPASSRGSNTVPPSNRGSSTIPPSSRGSSTIPPSSRGSSTIPPSSRGSSIIPPSSRGSSTIPPSSTGSRTIPPSSRGSSTIPPSSKTTNRGSTTIPLSSRGSSTIAPSSKGGNRDSLLPRLI